AATTTATATACACACagatatgaaatttgaatctCATGACAACTCTATCCAAGGTAGGATTTCTTTTAGGAAACGAAACGTAAATATAAGTATTCGTAttctcttcttgatctctttctcGATCTCTTTCTCCGTCGTCTTGATGCAGCACCCATGCATAGGCCGATCAACAATGGCATAGGCGGCACGCACGCGGCCTGCGCCTCGTGCAAGCACCAAAGGAAGAAGTGTGACGAAAAGTGCGTGCTGTCTCCTTACTTCCCCGCGGAGAAATCCGTGGAATTCCAAGCCGTGCACGGGGTGTACGGCGTCAGCAACGTGACCAAGATGGTGCTTGCCGTGCGCGAGCAGGACCGGCAGTGGGTCGCCGACTCGCTCATCTGGGAGGCCAGGCACCGGCAGCAGGACCCGGTCCACGGCGCGTTCGGGGAGTACCAAAGGATACAAAACGAGCTCCAATACTACAAGAGCTTGCTCCAGAAGCAAGCGATCCAATCGCAACGCTTGCAAGGGGAGATCAGCAAGAGAAGCCACAGCATGGCGCGAAGCTTTGGCAGGTGGAACAACAAGTGCACGAACGCGATGGCGTTCGACCCTGGGACGAGCATGAATACCGTGGCGAGTTTCGCGGGAGGGATTGCTCATGGCACCGCTATGAATAGTACCTACGCGCGCGACAGCGGCAGCTGCACAATCGATTCGATTCCATATCAGGGGCAGAGTTCAGAAGAtttgaaacaagaaagagagattgcTTCTGGCCTCCCACTCCAACAAGAAGTTATTAATGAGTTTAATCAACACTACTTTCTCTCAGGTAATTTATGCCGTCCGAGTTTTCTATTCAATTCGATTCCCCGATCGCGATAGCAGTACTAAGGAACTTTTTGGGAGCGTACCTCAGATTTGTAAATTAATGCACAACTTCTGTGAATAAATCAGGGATGCACGCACAATAATCTCCAGATGGTTTCATTGCTTGCTTCGACGATCGATTAGGGTTTTGGTACATTCTCTTGCTGGCTAATCGAATGTAGCTACTTTCACTGATGTTACAGGTACATAGGAAGAACCTGGATCggaaatttgatgaaaatatcCATGGATGGACGGTGGAGGACCCGAAGAATTTCCAACCTTCTTGTTATTCTCTGGGGTCGTCGGAGGgttcttttgaaatatagcgATAGTTATACGACCTTTTACAGTTTCTATTCTTTATTTATCTGCTTGGTTTTCCTAAATTATTGTCTCTATGTAGCTGAATGCATTCGGAGAATAGGTGCTAGCATAGTTCTGAGTTTGTAAAGTCTGTCTTGAGTTCAATTTTACATACTTTGTATTGGTACTTTTTAGATTGATTTGCTCATCTGCTGATGATGGTGCATGGGCAAATCACCAGGCCATATGCATCGAAAATTGTGGCTGATCTAGGATgtacatgacaaaatttctggaatagaaattgatttctggcaaaagttaaaaattttagtttctgatttcttctttaaatctatttctggaataaaaatctgttttagaaatagaaaaatcaaattgctttaccaaacggatttatgttgaaatagaaattttatcatgcgcgctCCTAGTGACCAATTTTACTGGATTTTCAACTACATGCGAAGTGAAGACAGGAAATCAAGAAAACTGACTCTAAATATACTATGACCTCTAATCAAGACATGTTTGGAATGATACGAAGCATCCTCCATTActtatatactctttatatATATGGGATTCCATGTGATTCTTTTAACCTAACTTTTCACTCAtcacttgttcattttgcctTGTAAACATTAAGCAAAGATCACAACTTTGTAACCATGTGGGGCGACATAAGATCTAAGTGAGATTATTCAAGTGTTTTAAAGGAGCGcatattctatttttgttccaaaacaatGCAATTTTCTCTATTCCAGACTTATTTATATCTGTATGGTgatgcattttcatttttctatttctagaacaaatttttagtccTACTTTTCTAATCGCTTGTCCTCTCTACTAGTCGGCCACCCAACTGCTGTCCACCGATCcccaaaaaggagaaatttcgtgtcgttatcaaatataattttattttgggaatacaaattttgtgtcgttatcaaacacgaatttttactcaaaaacttatCTAGGAATGGAAATAggaaaatctatttttctttcagaaatcaatttatgagcAGAATAATTATTATCTGTGCCCTAAGAGACTTGTTGACACCCAAATATGACCTATAATCGACAGGTGATAGACTTAGTCGATGGTGGTGAACAAACTCATGGATGTAACTCGCCAAATAAGTTATTGACAtcaaaacattatttttttattcctattgCTAGGGTTTGAATCTTGGACCTAGGCACTCTCAAGTCCACCTCTGGCTAGTTATGTTTATCGCCATTATTTCAGGATTGTATATTTTTGTTGATAAGTGTCGTTGTAACTTTTTATTGTTGCAAAATAGGACTAAAAGGTTATTTCTTCTGAAGATaggattagaaaattatctttttAAACTTGTAATCGTTGATTGTGAGTTTTAAATAGCCATACTCCTTGTAAAGACCCCCAATCAATCACAATCTCAACAATCTttgcaaatttatcttttatctttcatCTGATTATCAAAGTAAAAACCTTCAAGTGGCCTACTTTTCAAGAACCAGAATAAGGTTACAAATTGGGTCGTAAAGGCCCTAATCCATAATGCCCTTCTTAGTTGGGTTTCCAATCTATCCCAAGCCTTTTGTATTCCTGtccaaaattaacaaataacCAATTCGGATTCACAATACAGGGTGGGTTTAGGTGTTGTCATTTGCAGTAGCCACTAAAGCAAGAGGGATAACGATAGAGGCGGAAGAAGGGTTTCCAATCCATCCCAAGCCTTTCATATTCCTGTCCAAAATTAACAAAGAACCATTCATATTCACAATACGGGGTTGGGTTAGGCATTGTCATCCATAGCGGCCACTAAAGCAGAAGCGACGACAATTGAGGCAAAGACTTGAAGATAAAGTGTCGCCTTGAAGGATATCTCACCTGATCGTAGGAAAGAAGCTTTGGAGGATGGAACTTTGTATTATTGAAATGGTTTGAATGATTGTAATGAGAGGAAAGCAACGCTTCTGATACTAGTAGCCCTCTCATTTCAACTATTGACCGATTTTTGATTAGATGGACGAGATCGCATCTCTTGACCTATAAACTACCCGCATTTATGTTGAGAGAATTTTTGAACTCAGCGCAATTATCGTTTCGCCCGTCCTCAAGAACATTTTAGAAGCTCTAGGAAAACCTAGACAAACTTGGACATCTTTATCAATCCAGCATGATACTTTGGTCACTAAAACTTCACAACCATGACACatttgtcacgggccgatcgattgggatcgtgatcATACGGTGACTAGgtggatcacccaagccaagtcAACTCGCTCACACATCCAGATACATCCAGATCGGGCCGATCGAGTGGGATCATGACCACGCGGCGACTCGgtggatcacccaagccaagccaaCTCGCTCGCACATCcagatcgtagagagagaaagtttagaAAGAGGAGctctagaaaaaaaagaagagctttTTCATTACTGAAATGTTGGATGGTTACATATGAGGGAAGGGCACCTCTTCTTATACTCGAGGCCCTCTGATTACATCTATTGAT
The sequence above is drawn from the Eucalyptus grandis isolate ANBG69807.140 chromosome 11, ASM1654582v1, whole genome shotgun sequence genome and encodes:
- the LOC104427264 gene encoding LOB domain-containing protein 2, which gives rise to MHRPINNGIGGTHAACASCKHQRKKCDEKCVLSPYFPAEKSVEFQAVHGVYGVSNVTKMVLAVREQDRQWVADSLIWEARHRQQDPVHGAFGEYQRIQNELQYYKSLLQKQAIQSQRLQGEISKRSHSMARSFGRWNNKCTNAMAFDPGTSMNTVASFAGGIAHGTAMNSTYARDSGSCTIDSIPYQGQSSEDLKQEREIASGLPLQQEVINEFNQHYFLSGNLCRPSFLFNSIPRSR